The following are encoded in a window of Rubellicoccus peritrichatus genomic DNA:
- a CDS encoding zinc-binding alcohol dehydrogenase family protein → MKAIGYTKNGSITEPDALIEFEAAKPELGPRDLLVEVQGISVNPVDVKVRALMAPENGTKIIGYDAAGIVREIGSDVMNFKVNDEVFYAGDLTRPGTNSELHAVDERIVGKKPASLDFAEAAGFPLTSITAWEILFDSFGLKEGEGKNESLLIIGGAGGVGSILVQLAKKLTGLTVVATASRADTIEWVRKMGADHVINHRESLVDQMKALGFEPRYVASLNGTEGHFSAIVELIKPRGHIALIDDPQTLDIASIKPKALSFSWEFMFARSMFQSDDIEKQHELLNRVSELIDDGTLISTVTNNLGVLSVETLKEAHVQQESGRVIGKNVLSGFAS, encoded by the coding sequence ATGAAAGCAATTGGATATACTAAGAATGGCTCGATCACTGAGCCAGACGCATTAATCGAATTTGAAGCTGCCAAACCCGAACTTGGACCGCGTGACTTACTGGTGGAAGTTCAGGGGATATCTGTTAATCCCGTGGATGTGAAAGTCCGCGCTCTTATGGCACCTGAGAATGGCACTAAGATCATTGGCTATGATGCTGCAGGCATCGTCCGTGAAATCGGCAGTGATGTCATGAATTTCAAAGTAAATGATGAGGTCTTTTACGCCGGTGATCTTACCCGCCCAGGTACCAATTCCGAATTGCATGCCGTTGACGAACGTATCGTCGGAAAAAAGCCTGCATCGCTTGATTTTGCCGAGGCAGCTGGGTTTCCACTGACATCCATTACTGCTTGGGAAATCCTTTTTGATTCCTTTGGTCTGAAAGAAGGTGAGGGGAAGAACGAGAGTCTGTTGATCATTGGTGGTGCGGGAGGCGTTGGCTCAATCCTCGTCCAGTTGGCAAAAAAGCTCACTGGATTGACCGTGGTCGCCACTGCATCTCGCGCGGATACGATTGAGTGGGTCAGAAAAATGGGTGCTGATCATGTGATTAATCATCGCGAGTCGTTGGTTGATCAAATGAAAGCCCTTGGCTTTGAGCCTCGCTATGTTGCTTCTCTGAACGGGACAGAAGGCCATTTTTCCGCTATCGTCGAATTGATCAAACCACGTGGTCACATCGCTTTGATTGATGATCCGCAAACCCTTGATATTGCTTCGATCAAACCTAAAGCATTGAGCTTCAGTTGGGAGTTTATGTTTGCGCGTTCAATGTTCCAATCGGACGACATTGAAAAGCAGCATGAGCTGTTAAACCGAGTTTCAGAACTCATTGACGATGGAACCTTGATTTCAACTGTGACCAACAACCTTGGGGTGCTCAGTGTTGAAACACTGAAAGAAGCTCATGTGCAGCAGGAAAGTGGCCGTGTGATCGGCAAGAATGTGCTTAGCGGGTTTGCTTCTTGA
- a CDS encoding sulfatase-like hydrolase/transferase translates to MPPNILILMTDQQRPDAAGFLGNSVVRTPTLDALARDAVVFDNAYTPSPVCVPARPCIAAGKLPQTAGCLSYGDDIPAGSMTFPRVFSQHAYHTVVCGKLHHEGPDQYQGWNLRVGLDNAIGAPYVSGLINEEQKKYPPRDDWWPWKKEVQMAGPGRSLYLFRDEMAVDGACHILEQHFTPTYSSPHANKPLMLKVSLTLPHYPYLTDEKLFQYYYDRVSLFVDEQPSPHPRLSVDALPTGTELSIEEVRRATAAYYGMTEKADQLFARVVNQLKQVGQDIDDWIVVFMSDHGEMLGEHAVWMKYKFYESSVRVPFFIRWPKHFHPSHVSQNVNLCDLFSTLCDLAGFDCPQDLDSRSLEPLLEGKYENWINETISQLDDAVMIKQDSLKYIFFGDGSDEVLFDLSRDPSENRDFAKEPEYQEAIKAFRRRLSQLGYNPIVESFNGAT, encoded by the coding sequence ATGCCGCCAAATATCCTGATTCTCATGACGGATCAACAGCGCCCTGACGCTGCGGGTTTTCTAGGCAATTCTGTTGTCAGAACGCCAACGCTCGATGCCTTGGCCAGAGATGCTGTTGTTTTTGACAATGCATATACGCCCTCACCCGTCTGCGTGCCGGCACGCCCGTGCATTGCAGCCGGCAAACTACCCCAAACGGCAGGATGCTTGAGTTATGGTGATGATATACCTGCGGGTTCCATGACCTTTCCGCGCGTTTTCTCTCAGCACGCATATCACACAGTAGTTTGTGGAAAACTACACCACGAGGGGCCGGATCAGTATCAAGGCTGGAACCTTCGAGTGGGCTTGGATAATGCAATTGGCGCCCCCTATGTCAGTGGACTGATTAATGAGGAACAAAAAAAATATCCTCCCAGAGATGATTGGTGGCCCTGGAAGAAAGAAGTTCAGATGGCTGGGCCGGGAAGAAGCCTCTATTTATTTCGCGATGAAATGGCGGTCGATGGCGCATGCCACATTCTCGAACAGCATTTTACTCCAACCTACTCCAGCCCTCATGCCAATAAGCCTCTTATGTTAAAAGTCAGCCTTACGCTGCCGCATTATCCTTATCTCACCGACGAAAAACTGTTCCAGTATTATTATGATCGTGTAAGTCTGTTCGTAGATGAGCAACCATCGCCTCACCCGCGGCTTTCTGTTGATGCCTTGCCAACAGGAACAGAACTATCGATTGAGGAAGTCCGTAGAGCCACTGCAGCTTACTATGGAATGACGGAGAAAGCGGATCAGCTATTCGCAAGAGTGGTTAATCAATTGAAACAAGTCGGCCAGGACATTGATGACTGGATTGTCGTCTTCATGAGTGACCATGGCGAAATGCTTGGCGAGCATGCTGTTTGGATGAAATACAAATTTTATGAGTCCAGCGTACGCGTCCCGTTCTTTATTCGATGGCCGAAACACTTTCATCCATCACACGTCAGTCAAAATGTAAATCTATGCGACCTGTTTTCGACACTATGCGATTTAGCTGGATTCGATTGCCCTCAGGATCTTGATAGTCGAAGCTTGGAACCATTACTTGAAGGTAAATACGAAAACTGGATTAACGAGACCATTTCACAGCTTGATGATGCTGTCATGATCAAGCAAGACAGCTTGAAATATATCTTTTTTGGAGACGGCAGTGATGAGGTACTTTTTGATCTAAGTCGTGATCCTTCCGAAAATCGGGACTTTGCCAAAGAGCCTGAGTATCAAGAAGCGATAAAAGCATTCCGAAGGCGACTCAGTCAATTGGGGTACAATCCCATAGTGGAGTCATTTAATGGAGCTACTTAG
- the mnmA gene encoding tRNA 2-thiouridine(34) synthase MnmA: MTKANSQTKSKGRVLVALSGGVDSAVAALLLKEQGYDVSAAYMRTWMNEEGGAVLEDCPWEEDIRNAKAVCLKLGIPFEVVNLIDDYREKVVHYLVEGYRRGITPNPDIMCNREMKFGVFRDFAKSNGFDFIATGHYVRKGERNGRACIREGLDGNKDQSYFLAMVRQEQIADALFPIGEMEKPKVRELAHKFELPNASRKDSQGICFLGKVKIGEFLENYIEDSPGPIMRSDGKVLGEHRGLHRYTIGQRKGLGVPSNTDFKNYVVVAKNYENQSLIVAFDEPNAPGLYECNFEVHSLSWISDAPIDGERILARPRYRDPSLDVIFELNENETARIRFSEPQRALTSGQVVAFYLGDVLLGGGYYL, from the coding sequence ATGACGAAGGCTAATTCTCAAACAAAGTCCAAGGGGAGGGTGCTGGTTGCGCTCTCTGGAGGTGTTGACAGCGCAGTAGCTGCACTTCTCCTGAAGGAGCAGGGCTATGATGTTTCGGCAGCTTACATGCGGACTTGGATGAATGAGGAAGGTGGGGCGGTTCTTGAAGATTGTCCATGGGAAGAAGATATTCGAAACGCCAAAGCCGTATGCCTGAAGCTTGGAATCCCGTTTGAAGTCGTAAATTTGATCGATGATTATCGGGAAAAGGTGGTCCATTACCTGGTGGAAGGCTATCGACGCGGTATCACTCCCAATCCTGATATTATGTGCAATCGGGAGATGAAGTTTGGAGTTTTTCGAGATTTTGCCAAATCCAATGGCTTCGATTTTATTGCAACTGGGCATTATGTCCGCAAAGGCGAGAGAAACGGAAGAGCCTGCATCAGAGAAGGATTAGATGGAAATAAGGATCAGTCCTATTTTTTGGCCATGGTTCGGCAGGAGCAAATCGCAGATGCGCTATTTCCCATTGGAGAAATGGAAAAACCAAAAGTTCGTGAACTAGCTCATAAATTTGAACTCCCGAATGCGTCTCGTAAAGATAGCCAGGGAATCTGTTTTCTCGGGAAAGTGAAAATTGGCGAGTTTCTTGAGAACTACATTGAAGACTCGCCAGGCCCTATTATGCGTTCTGATGGAAAGGTATTGGGCGAACATAGAGGCTTACATCGTTACACTATCGGGCAGCGCAAGGGACTTGGTGTGCCCAGTAATACCGACTTCAAAAACTATGTTGTAGTGGCAAAGAACTACGAGAATCAGTCACTAATCGTTGCTTTTGATGAGCCAAATGCCCCAGGACTCTATGAATGTAATTTTGAAGTACACAGCCTAAGCTGGATAAGTGATGCTCCCATTGATGGAGAGCGAATACTAGCAAGGCCCAGATATCGTGATCCATCTCTAGATGTTATATTTGAGCTAAATGAGAATGAAACTGCCAGAATTCGCTTCTCAGAACCTCAGCGTGCTCTGACATCAGGTCAAGTCGTCGCATTTTATCTAGGGGATGTACTTCTTGGGGGAGGATATTATCTGTAG